In Panacibacter microcysteis, the genomic stretch CTTTAAACCAATGAGTAAAAAGCGTATCGTGCAGTTGTTGCTGGAAGAGCTCTCCAAATGTTTCGACTCTTTTGAACATGAGTATAAGAAGAAAGAGCTATTGCGGCTGGCCGATCTGCTGGATCGTTGATGCCATAGCTGCTGCAGCACAAGAGTGCGACGCAAGGAACGATCCGTAACCTTACCATAGCCGGGCTCAAAATCTTCACCTTCATAAAACGAGTTGGTACAGATGCTGCAATAATTTTTACCTTGCACACATATGGCTAAAGCAAAAAAGCAAAAGGAAGAACCTGTTATATTGGTTACAAATGATGATGGCATTACCTCACCCGGTATTCGTGCACTGGTAGAAAGTGTAAAGGGGCTGGGAAGAATAGTTGTTGTTGCACCGGATAAACCACAGAGCGGCATGGGCCACGCCATTACGATTGGCCACCCGCTGCGCATGCACGCGGTACAGTTGTTTGATGGTGTGGAAGCATACCAATGTACCGGCACCCCTGTAGACTGCGTTAAACTGGCGGTTGATAAAGTACTGCACCGCAAACCCGATTTGTGTTTAAGTGGTGTAAACCATGGCGCCAACCATAGTATTAATGTTATTTATTCCGGCACCATGAGTGCTGCACTCGAAGCATCTATAGAAAGCATTCCCAGCGTGGGTTTTAGCTTACTCGATTATAGTATTGAAGCCGATTTTACAGGCGCAAAAAAATATGCCCGCCTGCTGGTAGAGCACCTGCTCAAAAAAACATACGATAAGCATCTTTGCCTAAACGTAAATATTCCTGCAGTGCCCGAAAACCTGCTGAAAGGCTTGAAGGTCTGCCGCCAGGCATATGCAAAGTACCAGGAAGAATTTGATGAAAGAAATGATCCGCACGGTAAAAAATATTACTGGCTAACGGGCGATTTTCTCAATTTCGATAAGGGCAAAGACACAGATGTATGGGCGCTGAAAAACAATTACATCAGCGTTGTACCGGTTCAGTTCGATCTTACACACTACGTTTTAAAAGAGAAATTAGAAAAAACCTTAATTACTAAATAGCTTGAAAAAAGATAGTATTATCACCGGTATTGTCATTGGCATTGTGGCCCCGTTTATCGGCATCTACCTTTTTTACCTCTGGAAGGCACGCTCTGCCCGGTTTGCAGATTTCCTGGATGTTGTCTTGCATACAGCCACGCTGCTTACCGCTGCCATCAGTTTCGCCTTGCTGGCCAACGCAGCAGCCTTTACTATCGCGCTCAATACAAAGAAAGACAAAACAGCAAAAGGCATTTTTGCCACCACGCTTGTTTTGGCTATACCCGCTATTTTATATAAAATTTTTGGTTAGTTGCCCGGCTTATGCACGTTGTAGCATCGCCTGTTGCGTCGCACTCTTGTGCGGTATATCGCTATGCAGCAGCGCTCAGCGGCCAGGCTGCACAACACAATTATTACTGTTCAGTATCGGCACAGGCTAAAAAGAATAAAGCTCCGGTGAAGGAGCTTTAAATTCGATGACTGACTTTTAGGATGGTTTTGGATATTGGAAATTAACTTTCGGATATTGGACCTTTGGATTTCAAGTATGACATAAAATTAGCATCATAAACGGTTATGCAAAATATTTTTGAAACAAATAAATATCCGAATCAGACATTATGTGTCTTTATTGGATATAAAAGACCTGAAACAGGATTAAGTTTTCATAAAAAGTTTTAATTCGTTATACACTGCTGCTCCGTTTAAATGAACCGAAATTTTATTCCCTTTCTTATTTTATCAGCAAATCCTTACTTTCGTGCCCTGTTGGTGAGTAAAACTCATTTAACGAATTGCCTGCCTCTGTAGAATTTATTTAACAGAATGATTTTTATTTTGATACAATGTCAAAACCAGTAACTAAAATCGGGGTTTTAACCTCAGGAGGCGATTCTCCGGGAATGAATGCAGCCATAAGAGCAGCAGTAAGAACAGCCCTCTATTACGGATTGGAAGTGTATGGAATTTACCGCGGATATAATGGTATGATCGAAGATGAAATTGTGAAGATGGATTCAAGATCGGTGGCCAATATTATTCAAAGGGGCGGAACAATTCTTAAAACAGCCAGGAGCAAAGAGTTTTATAACGAAGAAGGCCGTAAAAAAGCTTATGCAAATCTTGTTAAACGCGGCATAGATGGCCTGGTAGTAATTGGGGGCAACGGCAGTTTTACAGGCGCTTACAAGCTTAGCCAGGAGTTCGGATTACCCTGTGTAGCACTGCCCGGCACTATAGATAAAGATCTGTATGGTACCGATTTTACCATCGGTTTCGATACCGCTGTAAACACTGCGGTACAATGCATTGATAAAATACGCGATACTGCAGATGCACACGACCGCCTGTTCATCGTGGAAGTAATGGGCAGGCATGCAGGGTATATAGCCCTGCATAGCGGCATTGCAACCGGGGCAGAAAATATTCTTATTCCAGAAGAAGAGACCACCATTGAAGAAGTAATCACCTCTCTTTCGGAAAAAGAAAAACGGAAAAAACTGGTGAACCTAGTGGTGGTGGCAGAAGGTCATAGCAGTGGCGGTGCAAATGGTGTGGCGGAAATACTGAAACAACATTTACCCAATCTGGATACAAGGGTTACCATTCTTGGTCACATTCAGAGAGGCGGATCACCAACCTGCCTGGACCGTTTGATAGCAAGCCGTATGGGCTACCATGCTGTAGAAAGCCTGCTGGAAGGCAGGCACAATGTGATGGTAGGTATTCTGAACAATGCCATGCATTACACGCCTATAGAAATTGCCATAAGAGAAAAACAAAGATTGGGAGACGACTGGATGAAAATGGTAAAAATACTTGCCAGCTAATCGTCCCGGTTATTCCTTTACATAAAACATTGCTTTAAAGTATGTCAGACAACATTACCAAGTACCTGCACAAAGAGATGGATAAGGAAGCAGGTATTCAGCACGCATTTCACCGAACCAAGATCGTTGCAACGGTGGGACCTTCATGTGATACGTATGATAAACTGCTTGAGCTTGTAAAAGCAGGGGTAAACGTATTCCGCCTGAATTTTTCACATGGTACACATGAAGACAAGGCCAGGATTATTGAGCATATCAAACTGATTAACCAAAAAGAACCTTATAATATTGCCATCCTCGCAGACCTGCAGGGCCCTAAGCTACGCGTAGGAGACCTGGAAGGCGGTTCCCTTGAAATTAAAACAGGTGATATCCTCACTTTTACTTCTAAAGAAAAAGTGGTTGGCACTAAAGAAAAAATATACGTCTCCTACCCTGATCTGCATGCCGATGTAAAGGTGGGTGATAAAATATTGATCGACGATGGTAAACTTGAAGTGGTTGTTATTGAAATAACCCAGGCAGGTGATGTAAAAGTAGCAGTTACTTACGGTGGCACACTACTTCCAAAGAAAGGTGTTAACCTGCCTGATACTGATATCTCTTTGCCGGCCATGACAGAAAAAGACCTCGTGGATCTTGAATTCATTATTGCGCAGCAGGTTGACTGGATTGCATTATCGTTTGTACGCAAAGCCGAAGACATTATCAACCTTAAGAAAAAAGTGGCTGATGCCAATTGCTCCAGCAAGGTGATGTCTAAAATAGAAATGCCTTCTGCGCTAAAAGATCTTCGCAACATCATTATAGAATCAGATGGTATAATGGTGGCCCGTGGCGATCTTGGTGTTGAATTACCGGTGGAAAAAGTACCAGCGGCACAACGCGACATTATACGCAAGTGTATTCACCGCGCAAAGCCGGTAATCGTTGCTACTCAAATGATGGAAAGCATGATCGACCGCGTGAAACCAAACCGTAGTGAAATAACCGATGTTGCGAATGCAGTGCTTGAAGGTGCTGATGCAGTAATGCTCAGCGGCGAAACAGCCACCGGTAAACATCCTCCGCTTGTAGTAGAAACCATGCGCAAGATCATCATGGAAGTTGAAAAGACGGAATATCGTTACAACCGCGAAGAAGACCTGGTGCCACAGGCCAAATCACCTTCCTTTCTGAGTGATGCGATTTGCTACAATGCGTGCAAAATAGCAAGAGACGTAAATGCGGATGCGTTGGTAGGTATGACGCAAAGCGGTTATACAGGTTTTATACTAAGCAGCTACAGGCCCAAATCTCCGCTCTACGTTTTTACCAAAACACGCAGCCTTGTAAACCAGTTAAGTTTAAGCTGGGGTGTAAGGGCATTTTATTACGATGAAGAAGATAGCCTGGATGAAATAATCTTTGACCAGATCAACATTCTGAAGGAAAGGGGCTTCCTTAAAAAAGGAGACATCGTCATCAACACAGGCAGTACGCCGGTTGATCTGCACCTTCCCACGAACGTTTTGAAAATAACAAAAGCCCATTAAAAAATCCCCCGCTTTGCGGGGGATTTTTTTTGATTATACTGTAAATATTGAGCAATTATTTACCAATAAACAGTATGAAACTAAGCTGCCATTAGTTTAGCTTGCCGCATCAAAAAACGGAAGCTTATTTACGTTTAGATTTAAACGGGTTATCAAAACTGAACCTTTTGCATACCTGTCAAATCATTGATAATCCGGAAATCCACCTTCTGTGAACCCGGTTTCGAAAAGGTTTGCAACCAGTTATTGTTTTCCGCAACAGCGGTTTTGTGCCTGCTGAAAGGATCAAAAAAATCGGCATTAATTGCACGAAGACAATAATTTTATGGCTATATAAACTTCTGTTATGAAAATACTGTTTGGCTTGTTAGTCATATTATTGTCTGTCGGGTCTAATGCCCAGGATGCTGACTCAACATGGATCGTAAACAACTACACCAAAAAAGAGCTATATATTCCCATGAGAGATGGCGTGAAGCTTTTTACAACCCTTTACATACCCAGAGACAACAGCGAAAAGCACCCGCTGTTAATGACAAGAACGCCTTACTCCTGCGCTCCTTACGGGGAAGACAAATGGAGACCTTTTTGGAAAAGCTATGTAAAAAATTATTTCAAAGAAAACTACATAATTGTATTGCAGGATGTACGCGGCCGCTGGATGAGCGAAGGCGAATTTGTAAACATACGGCCATTCAATCCCAACAAAAAAGGCAATGAAACTGATGAAGCGAGCGACACATATGATGCAATCGACTGGTTGGTAAAAAACACCGGCGGCAACAATGGCAACGTAGGCGTTTTTGGTATCTCGTATCCCGGCTTTTATTCTACGATGGCTGCAGCAAGCAACCACCCGGCACTAAAAGCAGTAAGCCCGCAGGCGCCGGTTACCAACTGGTTCATCGGTGACGATTTTCACCATAATGGTGCATTTTTTCAAATGGATGGTTTCGCTTTCTATTCTTCATTTGGCAAGCCAAGACCAAAACCAACAACGGAGGGTCCGAAAGAATTTGATTATTACACCCATGATAACTATAAATTTTACCTTGAAGCAGGCTCTCTACCCAGGCTTGCGGCCTACATGGGTGATAGCATAGCATTCTGGAAAGACTTATATGCACATCCCGATTATGATGCGTGGTGGAAAGCCAGGGATGCGCGGA encodes the following:
- the surE gene encoding 5'/3'-nucleotidase SurE; the protein is MAKAKKQKEEPVILVTNDDGITSPGIRALVESVKGLGRIVVVAPDKPQSGMGHAITIGHPLRMHAVQLFDGVEAYQCTGTPVDCVKLAVDKVLHRKPDLCLSGVNHGANHSINVIYSGTMSAALEASIESIPSVGFSLLDYSIEADFTGAKKYARLLVEHLLKKTYDKHLCLNVNIPAVPENLLKGLKVCRQAYAKYQEEFDERNDPHGKKYYWLTGDFLNFDKGKDTDVWALKNNYISVVPVQFDLTHYVLKEKLEKTLITK
- the pfkA gene encoding 6-phosphofructokinase, which gives rise to MSKPVTKIGVLTSGGDSPGMNAAIRAAVRTALYYGLEVYGIYRGYNGMIEDEIVKMDSRSVANIIQRGGTILKTARSKEFYNEEGRKKAYANLVKRGIDGLVVIGGNGSFTGAYKLSQEFGLPCVALPGTIDKDLYGTDFTIGFDTAVNTAVQCIDKIRDTADAHDRLFIVEVMGRHAGYIALHSGIATGAENILIPEEETTIEEVITSLSEKEKRKKLVNLVVVAEGHSSGGANGVAEILKQHLPNLDTRVTILGHIQRGGSPTCLDRLIASRMGYHAVESLLEGRHNVMVGILNNAMHYTPIEIAIREKQRLGDDWMKMVKILAS
- the pyk gene encoding pyruvate kinase, with protein sequence MSDNITKYLHKEMDKEAGIQHAFHRTKIVATVGPSCDTYDKLLELVKAGVNVFRLNFSHGTHEDKARIIEHIKLINQKEPYNIAILADLQGPKLRVGDLEGGSLEIKTGDILTFTSKEKVVGTKEKIYVSYPDLHADVKVGDKILIDDGKLEVVVIEITQAGDVKVAVTYGGTLLPKKGVNLPDTDISLPAMTEKDLVDLEFIIAQQVDWIALSFVRKAEDIINLKKKVADANCSSKVMSKIEMPSALKDLRNIIIESDGIMVARGDLGVELPVEKVPAAQRDIIRKCIHRAKPVIVATQMMESMIDRVKPNRSEITDVANAVLEGADAVMLSGETATGKHPPLVVETMRKIIMEVEKTEYRYNREEDLVPQAKSPSFLSDAICYNACKIARDVNADALVGMTQSGYTGFILSSYRPKSPLYVFTKTRSLVNQLSLSWGVRAFYYDEEDSLDEIIFDQINILKERGFLKKGDIVINTGSTPVDLHLPTNVLKITKAH